The Triticum dicoccoides isolate Atlit2015 ecotype Zavitan unplaced genomic scaffold, WEW_v2.0 scaffold169852, whole genome shotgun sequence DNA segment taaactgagacggagggagtaactaacAATTATGCGAAAATGATATGCCTATTTGTTGTGTGACACTGAAGTAATGATTGTTTGTTAATTGGGCTTGACTTTAGTTTGTTGCTTTTCATTGCTCTAATTTATGTTGGTTGACAGGGCTGCCATAATATGGCTGTTGCTCTCCGCAACCAGCGTCCTTGCGACAGGGTTTGTTGGAATTGCCATCGCATTAGGCTGCTTCTCTTGCATCACCCTCATCGCCAAGCGCAGTGTCACCAGCATTGCCAAGCGCAGTGAGTACATGTACCTCCGTGCTCTGCTCTCCTCTGACCTGTCGATCCTGCTCTGGCTGCAGTTGGCCACATCCATCTTTGTCCTCTTGTCTGGCAGCTTGATGGTTGAGGTAGGATACATATATATTGTGAAGCCGTCACACAACATGCATTGTCGATCTGGACTGAATTGACATGATACAAATGCTAACGTACCCTGCAGGTCTACTCCGGCATCTTGATCTTCGTGGGATACATGGTCTACGACATGCAGCAGATCATCAAGAGGGCGCACCGCGGCGACATGGACTACATTGGACACGCGCTCACCCTCTTCACCGACATCACCGCCATCCTTGACCGGATCTTTATCATCATGGTGAGGATGGTTATACGTTCTGGTGCAGCTCAAGAACGCATGCGAcaagtccaaggacaagaagaggaagatgagcacgttgtAGCCCAACAATGCATGCATGTCGGCAAGGAGTTGTGATTTTGCTGGACATATTTCCAGTGAGTTATATTGAGCTATTTTTTAGTCCAACATAAGGGTTGTTCGTATTCATTGATAG contains these protein-coding regions:
- the LOC119344471 gene encoding bax inhibitor 1-like — translated: MDAFYSTSSAAAAADWCYASLNKFREISPAVRSHLKLVYRTVCFALVSSAVGAYVHVALNIGGTLTMLACMGNIVLFSLTPVYEEVSFLRFGLLMAAALLQGATVCPLIHPPMDFDPSVLATGFVGIAIALGCFSCITLIAKRSVTSIAKRSEYMYLRALLSSDLSILLWLQLATSIFVLLSGSLMVEVYSGILIFVGYMVYDMQQIIKRAHRGDMDYIGHALTLFTDITAILDRIFIIMNACDKSKDKKRKMSTL